GTCGGGCTTGGCGAAACCGTCCGCTTCATCGTATCCTTCGGGCTTGACCGGGCCGCCGGATTCAACGTAGTCTTCCGGCTTGACGAAGCCGTCGTTTCCGGCGTACGGAACGCCGTTCAGCACCGCCGCTTTTTCTTCCGAAGCTCTTTTGGCGGCCTTTTTCTTTCTGTCGACCGCGAAGCCGATGATTCCGCCGACCGCGCCTCCGCCGATGGCGCCGACGATCGCCCACAAAGCGACCTTGCCGACCGAAACGCCGCGCTCCACGTCTTCCTTCAGCGTTTCGTCGACGTCGAACTCTACGCTGTCGACGATCTTTTTGACCATCGCGTATTTTTCGTCGTTGAATTTCGATACCGACTGGAACTTCAATGAATAGACGTATCTGTTGACAATCGTGAAATACTCGCACAGGTTATACGTGATGTTATCCGAAGCGGTACTTACCGTCTCAAGTCTGACGAACTTGTATCCGTTATTCTGATATACGGAGTAATCGTCTATGCTCTGCATTCCCGAGATTTCCTTCGCCAAATCCGCAACGAGTTCGTCGCTGTAGTTGGAAAGGTTCGCCACTCCGGAACCCGCTTCTTTTTTAACAACGATCAATTCCAGAAAGTCCCCGTCGTCGCCTATAACGAACGCATCAATATACGCGTCGTTAATATCAAAAATCTTGCGCATTTGTTCAACGGAGCCGCCAACCTCTTCGAGCTCGGGGTTGTTCTCGATATTATCGCGTGTGAAAACGTACCACAGAGTATCGTCTATGGTAACGGTAATGTCGGTATCGGCAGGTTTATACGTTTCGGCATACGCCGCCGCGGGCGCAACGGCAAGAACGCAAAGCGTCAGGCAGAATATAAAAGCCGCAATCTGTTTCATTTCGCATTCCTCCTTACGTCATTATAGTAACACGGCGAGGCCCATATTGCAAGCGGAAAATATTTAGGGCGGAATCGACTGATTGGCGATAAGGACAATACGCCTGATAAGCGGTCACATCCGGCGTTTTCCGGCTTGTTGTCCTCGGCGGTCGCCGGCCCGCCGTCGTCCTCCGCGCCGCAAACCCCTCGGATTTGCCTCGCTTTCAGGTGCGGAGCAGTTTTGAACGATCCGATTTTGTTTCCGTTCAAGGCAAAAGCGCAAGGCAATACTTGCTGTATTGCCGAGCATTTTAACACGGAACGGGGCAAAATACGCCGTTCAAAACCGTGTTGTCCTTACCGCTAATCAGTCTTGTATCATATTCTTTATATTAACCCTTGATTTTTTCATTAAGTTATAATATAATACCCGAAGGGATCGGCGTTACGCTTTCGCCGCTTCCCGACAGTATATCCGGCTGATCGTTTTCATTATTACAATATGGAGATATCGGCTTTATCAACAGGAGGAAAACGCATATGAACTACACTGCGGAAATCAAGCATATGTGCCCCGTCGCTAAGGGCGCGTATCACGGCCCCGCTCCGATTCCGGAAGAGGGAAAATGGGTGCAGGCGAAGGAAATCAAGGATATTTCCGGTTTCACCCACGGCATCGGCTGGTGCGCTCCCCAGCAGGGCGCCTGCAAGCTGACGCTGAACGTCAAAGACGGCATCATCGAAGAAGCCCTCGTTGAAACGATCGGTTGCTCCGGTATGACCCACTCCGCCGCGATGGCGTCCGAGATCCTTATCGGCAAGACGCTGCTCGAGGCGCTGAACACCGACCTCGTCTGCGACGCCATCAACACCGCGATGCGCGAGCTGTTCCTGCAGATCGTCTACGGCCGCACCCAGAGCGCGTTCTCCGAAGACGGCCTTCTGGTCGGCGCTTCGCTCGAGGACCTCGGCAAGGGCCTGCGCTCGCAGGTCGGCACGATGTTCGCGACCAAAGAGAAGGGCCCCCGCTACCTCGAAATGACCGAGGGCTACTGCTCCAGAATGGCGCTCAACGAGAACGACGAGATCATCGGCTATGAATTCATCAGCGTCGGCAAGATGATGGACTTCATAAAGGGCGGTATGGACGCCAACGAGGCGATGCAGAAAGCGACCGGCCACTACGGACAGTGGGATACGGCCGCCAAGTACATCGACCCCCGCAAGGAATAAGAGAGGTA
This portion of the Clostridia bacterium genome encodes:
- a CDS encoding iron-sulfur cluster assembly scaffold protein, which encodes MNYTAEIKHMCPVAKGAYHGPAPIPEEGKWVQAKEIKDISGFTHGIGWCAPQQGACKLTLNVKDGIIEEALVETIGCSGMTHSAAMASEILIGKTLLEALNTDLVCDAINTAMRELFLQIVYGRTQSAFSEDGLLVGASLEDLGKGLRSQVGTMFATKEKGPRYLEMTEGYCSRMALNENDEIIGYEFISVGKMMDFIKGGMDANEAMQKATGHYGQWDTAAKYIDPRKE